The Coregonus clupeaformis isolate EN_2021a chromosome 13, ASM2061545v1, whole genome shotgun sequence genome includes a region encoding these proteins:
- the LOC121579999 gene encoding myelin proteolipid protein isoform X2, with amino-acid sequence MGCYDCCIRCLGAVPYPSLVATLLCFTGMALFCGCGHEALANTEVLVETYFSRNKQDYVILASFIKYFQYVIYGLASFFFLYCILLLAEGFYTTSAIKQTFGEFRSTRCGRCLSLTFIIVTYILAVIWLAVFAFTAIPVFFFFNMAQTCHTINILAETTPSINQHGWICMDARQYGLLPWNAMPGKACGMTLASICKTKEFFVTYDLYIAAFAGAGIALLALFLYVVATTYNYAVLRFLGRKGLRC; translated from the exons ATGG GTTGTTATGATTGCTGTATCCGCTGCCTGGGGGCAGTACCCTACCCCTCCCTGGTGGCCACTCTGCTCTGCTTCACTGGCATGGCACTGTTCTGTGGCTGCGGGCACGAGGCACTGGCCAACACTGAGGTGCTCGTCGAGACTTACTTCTCTCGTAACAAACAAGACTATGTTATCCTGGCCTCGTT TATCAAGTACTTCCAGTACGTGATCTATGGCCTGGCCTCTTTCTTCTTCCTCTACTGCATCCTGCTGCTGGCTGAGGGATTCTACACCACCAGTGCCATCAAGCAGACCTTCGGAGAGTTCCGGAGCACCAGATGTGGCCGCTGCCTTAGTCTGACg TTCATCATAGTGACATACATCCTGGCGGTGATCTGGCTGGCGGTGTTTGCCTTCACAGCCATAcccgtcttcttcttctttaatATGGCACAGACCTGCCACACCATCAACATCCTGGCTGAGACGACACCCAGCATCAACCAGCACGGCTGGATCTGCATGGATGCTCGGCAGTATG GACTGCTGCCTTGGAATGCAATGCCAGGGAAAGCTTGTGGAATGACCTTGGCATCCATTTGCAAAACAAAAGAG TTCTTCGTCACCTATGACCTGTACATCGCTGCCTTTGCTGGTGCAGGGATCGCTCTCTTGGCTCTG ttTCTGTATGTGGTAGCTACCACCTATAACTATGCAGTGCTGCGGTTCCTGGGCAGGAAAGGGCTGCGCTGTTAA
- the LOC121579999 gene encoding myelin proteolipid protein isoform X1 — MFPVRQPWLCKALGCYDCCIRCLGAVPYPSLVATLLCFTGMALFCGCGHEALANTEVLVETYFSRNKQDYVILASFIKYFQYVIYGLASFFFLYCILLLAEGFYTTSAIKQTFGEFRSTRCGRCLSLTFIIVTYILAVIWLAVFAFTAIPVFFFFNMAQTCHTINILAETTPSINQHGWICMDARQYGLLPWNAMPGKACGMTLASICKTKEFFVTYDLYIAAFAGAGIALLALFLYVVATTYNYAVLRFLGRKGLRC, encoded by the exons ATGTTTCCGGTCAGACAGCCTTGGCTTTGCAAAGCCCTag GTTGTTATGATTGCTGTATCCGCTGCCTGGGGGCAGTACCCTACCCCTCCCTGGTGGCCACTCTGCTCTGCTTCACTGGCATGGCACTGTTCTGTGGCTGCGGGCACGAGGCACTGGCCAACACTGAGGTGCTCGTCGAGACTTACTTCTCTCGTAACAAACAAGACTATGTTATCCTGGCCTCGTT TATCAAGTACTTCCAGTACGTGATCTATGGCCTGGCCTCTTTCTTCTTCCTCTACTGCATCCTGCTGCTGGCTGAGGGATTCTACACCACCAGTGCCATCAAGCAGACCTTCGGAGAGTTCCGGAGCACCAGATGTGGCCGCTGCCTTAGTCTGACg TTCATCATAGTGACATACATCCTGGCGGTGATCTGGCTGGCGGTGTTTGCCTTCACAGCCATAcccgtcttcttcttctttaatATGGCACAGACCTGCCACACCATCAACATCCTGGCTGAGACGACACCCAGCATCAACCAGCACGGCTGGATCTGCATGGATGCTCGGCAGTATG GACTGCTGCCTTGGAATGCAATGCCAGGGAAAGCTTGTGGAATGACCTTGGCATCCATTTGCAAAACAAAAGAG TTCTTCGTCACCTATGACCTGTACATCGCTGCCTTTGCTGGTGCAGGGATCGCTCTCTTGGCTCTG ttTCTGTATGTGGTAGCTACCACCTATAACTATGCAGTGCTGCGGTTCCTGGGCAGGAAAGGGCTGCGCTGTTAA